A genomic stretch from Lepisosteus oculatus isolate fLepOcu1 chromosome 7, fLepOcu1.hap2, whole genome shotgun sequence includes:
- the cdc123 gene encoding translation initiation factor eIF2 assembly protein isoform X2, with translation MTALLWFQGDPPQNSQTNNSDCDEEDDIQWSDDETTSTVTAPEFPEFHAKVQEAINALGGSIFPKLNWSAPRDANWIAMNSSLRCQSLSDIFLLFKSSDFITHDFTQPFLRCNDDSPDPSINYELVLRKWCELIPGGEFRCFVKENKLIGISQRDYTQHYDHISHQEDDICRSIQDFFRDNIQYKFLDEDFVIDVYRDSQGRVWLIDLNPFGEVTDSLLFTWEELTSGNSLRGDHVEGENTDQDAPAFRYTTSEVTVQPSPCLSYRIPRDFVDLSTGEDAYKLIDFLKLKKGQQEESDEES, from the exons ATCCCCCTCAGAATTCTCAGACAAACAATAGTGACTGTGATGAGGAAGACGATATACAG TGGTCAGATGACGAGACTACATCAACGGTTACT GCTCCTGAATTCCCCGAGTTCCATGCCAAAGTACAGGAAGCAATCAACGCTCTTGGGGGCAGCATCTTCCCGAAGCTGAACTGGAGTGCTCCAAGG GATGCTAACTGGATTGCAATGAACAGTTCTTTAAGATGCCAGAGCCTGAGTgacatttttctgcttttcaagAGTTCAGACTTCATCACCCATGACTTCACTCAGCC GTTCCTTCGTTGTAATGATGATTCCCCAGATCCATCAATAAACTACGAG ctgGTCCTGAGAAAATGGTGTGAATTGATCCCTGGTGGAGAGTTCAGATGTTTTGTCAAGGAAAACAAGCTAATAG GAATCTCACAGAGAGATTACACACAGCACTATGATCACATTTCACATCAGGAAGATGACATTTGTAGATCAATCCAGGATTTCTTCAGGGACAATATTCAGTACAAGTTCCTGGATGAGGACT ttGTGATTGATGTCTACAGAGATAGTCAG GGTAGGGTGTGGTTGATAGATCTGAACCCGTTTGGTGAGGTGACGGACTCGTTGCTGTTCACCTGGGAAGAGCTGACTTCAGGAAACAGTCTCAGAGGGGACCACGTTGAAGGGGAAAATACAGATCAG GACGCCCCAGCATTCCGATACACCACCAGTGAGGTGACGGTGCAGCCAAGCCCCTGCCTCAGCTACCGGATCCCCAGGGACTTCGTAGATCTCTCCACCGGGGAAGATGCGTACAAACTTATCGACTTCCTCAAGCTG aaaaaaggTCAGCAAGAGGAATCTGATGAAGAATCTTAA